A genomic stretch from Paraburkholderia dioscoreae includes:
- a CDS encoding CaiB/BaiF CoA transferase family protein produces the protein MNTALKGLKVLDFTQMMTGPFATMMLGDSGADVIKVEQPDGDPFRRSGETTLNGDGAFFLGVNRNKRGIVLDLKSEDGRAAALALALEADVLVENFRPGLTDKAGLGYEALRKLNPRLVYCSISGFGRHGPDKNRPALDMVIQAVSGVMQVTGTEESGPLKTGFPFSDLVTALVATIGILTALQARERTGEGQRVDLSMLDASIFSQVPRDVYFDLTGKTPGRMGNQHWDIVPNNTYATADGRDIMIITINDKFWHVLCDAMDASELKGDPRFATKAARLENRAEVDARLSAIFATRDLAQWERVLSAAGAIYGSVRTWPEVFSDPHVVETLLKTVQHPKGGEFKVINNPLQFSGTPTQIRSAPPLLGQHNEEVLGRGASGWPSVDG, from the coding sequence ATGAACACGGCACTCAAAGGGTTGAAGGTACTCGACTTCACCCAGATGATGACGGGCCCTTTCGCCACGATGATGCTGGGCGATTCGGGCGCAGACGTAATCAAGGTCGAGCAGCCCGACGGCGACCCGTTTCGTCGCTCGGGCGAAACGACGCTGAACGGCGATGGGGCGTTCTTTCTCGGCGTGAATCGAAACAAGCGCGGCATCGTGCTCGATCTGAAGAGCGAGGATGGGCGAGCTGCGGCGCTGGCGTTGGCCCTGGAAGCGGACGTACTGGTCGAAAACTTCCGGCCGGGTCTGACGGATAAAGCGGGGCTTGGGTACGAAGCGCTGCGCAAGCTCAATCCGCGTCTGGTGTATTGCTCGATCTCGGGCTTCGGTCGTCATGGCCCTGACAAAAACCGGCCTGCGCTCGACATGGTCATTCAGGCGGTGTCGGGCGTGATGCAGGTGACCGGCACGGAAGAGTCGGGGCCACTCAAGACGGGCTTTCCGTTTTCCGATCTGGTGACGGCGTTGGTCGCGACGATCGGCATCCTGACGGCGTTGCAGGCGCGTGAGCGAACCGGCGAGGGACAACGCGTCGACCTCTCAATGCTCGACGCGAGTATTTTCAGCCAGGTGCCGCGCGACGTCTATTTCGATCTGACGGGCAAGACACCGGGCCGGATGGGCAACCAGCACTGGGACATCGTGCCGAACAACACCTACGCGACCGCCGACGGCCGCGACATCATGATCATCACGATCAACGACAAGTTCTGGCACGTGTTGTGTGACGCGATGGATGCGAGTGAGTTGAAGGGCGACCCGCGTTTTGCGACGAAAGCCGCACGTCTGGAGAACCGTGCGGAGGTGGACGCACGCCTCTCCGCGATTTTCGCGACCCGTGATCTCGCGCAGTGGGAGCGCGTGCTGTCGGCCGCCGGCGCCATTTACGGCTCGGTTCGCACTTGGCCCGAAGTATTCAGCGACCCGCATGTGGTCGAGACTTTGCTGAAGACAGTCCAGCATCCGAAAGGCGGCGAATTCAAGGTCATCAACAACCCGCTGCAATTCTCGGGAACGCCCACGCAGATCCGCAGTGCGCCGCCGTTACTGGGGCAGCACAACGAGGAAGTACTTGGGCGGGGTGCGAGCGGCTGGCCTTCCGTCGACGGCTAG
- a CDS encoding enoyl-CoA hydratase-related protein: MTGSIDYVAKDGRAYITINRPEKKNAMTSEMLDQLMTGYDRAEADDDVRVVVLQGAGDDFTTGHDLAEVGTEYGKTTYDDKGRPRKPSQRARLLHDKRYIERFERIFKFLKPTLSLVKGYCLGGGLYLAESSDLVIAADTAKMGHPEQKLGLSGAAYFAAWEMMTLGPRKARELLLMADVWDAQTCLANGLVNKVVPAASLTEAGEEWAERIVRLPRDGIVMGKAATNLAMNALGIDAQFSYGHVLHALATNVRYESDEYNFMKQRRDKGVRASNHEREAFYVAKEKA; the protein is encoded by the coding sequence ATGACTGGCAGCATCGACTATGTTGCGAAGGACGGACGGGCGTATATCACGATCAATCGCCCGGAGAAGAAAAATGCAATGACCAGCGAAATGCTCGATCAGTTGATGACGGGCTACGACCGCGCCGAAGCCGACGACGACGTGCGCGTTGTCGTCCTGCAAGGAGCCGGCGACGATTTCACCACGGGCCACGACCTGGCTGAAGTCGGCACCGAGTACGGCAAGACGACCTATGACGACAAGGGCCGGCCGCGCAAGCCGAGCCAGCGCGCCCGGCTGTTGCACGACAAGCGGTATATCGAACGCTTCGAGCGCATCTTCAAGTTCCTGAAACCCACGCTGTCGCTGGTGAAAGGCTATTGCCTGGGCGGCGGCCTCTATCTGGCCGAATCCTCGGATCTCGTGATCGCAGCGGACACCGCGAAGATGGGGCACCCGGAGCAGAAGCTCGGTCTGTCCGGCGCGGCCTACTTCGCGGCGTGGGAAATGATGACGCTGGGTCCGCGCAAGGCGCGCGAGCTGTTACTGATGGCGGATGTGTGGGATGCGCAAACCTGCCTCGCCAACGGTCTGGTCAACAAGGTCGTGCCGGCGGCATCGCTCACCGAGGCAGGCGAGGAGTGGGCCGAGCGGATCGTGCGCTTGCCGCGTGACGGCATCGTGATGGGCAAGGCCGCGACCAACCTGGCAATGAACGCATTGGGTATCGACGCACAGTTCTCCTATGGGCACGTGCTGCACGCGCTGGCTACCAATGTGCGCTATGAGAGCGACGAATACAACTTTATGAAGCAGCGGCGGGACAAGGGCGTGCGCGCGTCGAATCACGAGCGTGAGGCGTTCTACGTGGCAAAGGAAAAGGCATGA
- a CDS encoding aldehyde dehydrogenase family protein: MTSTLHPGLGEAARSFLSRTHQLLIDGRMVESDSGRRTDIVDPGTGAVIATAAEASATDVDRAVHAARRAFEGPWSKVTPAERTRMMLRFASLIEDHADELAELECINSGKPLPFCRNGDVVGIAEMLRYMAGWTTKMGGETPNVSMPGEWHAYTLREPVGVVGQIIPWNFPLNMAMWKIAPALATGCTIVMKPSEQTPLTALRLGELALDAGIPAGVLNIVTGFGNPVGAAIAAHPGIDKVAFTGSGETGRRIVQAASGNLKRVSLELGGKSPVIVFPDANLEAAAAGVCSSIFFHAGQICAAGSRLYVHERVFDEVLDGIAKRANAMKMGHGMDAGTQMGPVISRRQLDRVAGYIDQGQQEGATLFAGGQASGEHGYFVQPTVLTGVKPGMRVHDEEIFGPVLCAMSFNDEDLDSIAATANATTYGLAASIWTKDLGRAHKMARRLQAGIVNVNALSSPDATLPYGGYKQSGWGRERGYDAIKLYTEVKAVAINLNN; this comes from the coding sequence ATGACCTCGACGTTACATCCCGGACTCGGCGAAGCGGCACGCAGCTTTCTGTCGCGCACGCATCAACTGCTGATCGATGGTCGCATGGTGGAGTCCGACTCCGGCCGCCGCACCGACATCGTCGATCCCGGCACCGGTGCGGTGATCGCCACTGCGGCGGAAGCGTCGGCAACCGACGTCGATCGTGCGGTCCACGCCGCGCGCCGCGCGTTCGAAGGACCGTGGAGCAAAGTCACCCCGGCCGAGCGCACGCGGATGATGCTGCGCTTTGCAAGCCTGATCGAAGATCACGCGGACGAACTCGCCGAACTCGAATGTATCAACAGCGGCAAGCCGCTGCCGTTCTGCCGCAATGGCGACGTGGTGGGCATCGCTGAAATGCTGCGTTACATGGCCGGCTGGACCACCAAGATGGGCGGCGAGACGCCGAATGTTTCAATGCCGGGCGAGTGGCATGCGTACACGCTGCGCGAGCCGGTCGGCGTGGTGGGGCAGATCATCCCCTGGAATTTTCCGTTGAATATGGCGATGTGGAAGATCGCGCCGGCTCTTGCCACCGGCTGCACGATCGTCATGAAACCGTCCGAGCAGACCCCGCTGACCGCTCTGCGGCTCGGCGAACTCGCGCTAGACGCGGGGATTCCGGCTGGCGTGCTGAATATCGTGACTGGTTTCGGCAATCCGGTCGGCGCTGCGATTGCCGCTCACCCTGGTATCGACAAGGTGGCTTTCACCGGTTCGGGCGAAACCGGCCGTCGGATCGTACAGGCCGCAAGCGGGAATCTGAAGCGGGTATCGCTGGAGTTGGGCGGCAAGTCGCCGGTCATCGTATTCCCCGACGCAAATCTCGAGGCCGCAGCCGCGGGCGTGTGTTCGTCCATATTTTTCCACGCCGGGCAGATCTGCGCGGCCGGCTCGCGGCTCTATGTGCATGAACGTGTGTTCGACGAAGTGTTGGACGGCATCGCGAAACGCGCGAATGCGATGAAGATGGGGCACGGTATGGACGCGGGCACGCAGATGGGCCCGGTCATCTCGCGGCGTCAACTGGACCGGGTTGCCGGCTATATCGACCAGGGGCAGCAGGAAGGCGCGACGCTGTTCGCGGGTGGCCAAGCGAGTGGCGAGCACGGCTACTTCGTGCAACCCACCGTATTGACCGGTGTGAAGCCCGGCATGCGCGTGCATGACGAAGAAATTTTCGGGCCAGTGCTTTGCGCCATGTCTTTCAACGACGAAGATCTCGACAGTATCGCGGCCACCGCCAACGCCACCACTTATGGACTTGCCGCGAGCATCTGGACCAAGGACCTGGGCCGCGCGCACAAGATGGCGCGGCGGTTGCAGGCGGGCATCGTCAATGTGAATGCGTTGTCTTCACCGGATGCGACGCTGCCATACGGCGGCTATAAACAGTCCGGCTGGGGCCGCGAGCGCGGCTACGACGCGATCAAGCTCTATACAGAGGTCAAGGCAGTAGCGATCAACCTGAACAACTGA
- a CDS encoding acyl-CoA dehydrogenase family protein, whose protein sequence is MKFSEEQEMLRDMVRRVAEEQVRPLVAGMEETKRFPEELVEVFGDLGLLQMWVPDEYGGPGGDLTSVCIAKEEIGKVSLAASTLCANNSIGLILPLLHFGSEAQKQRYLPEAAKGRTISAVAITEPEAGSDVSAIRTTARRDGNSYVVNGQKSWITWAAQANYMLLFARTAEGRGHDGISVFLVDTKTPGLKIGRKEVKMGRHGSPTYQVFFEDMRIDADCLLGEEGNGFKACMKILDLNRPSVAASSLGLAQAAMDESVNYAKDRRQFGKRIGDFQAIQFKLADMAMKIEAARTLLYTSTQEIDAGDSSRLTLLSSIVKCFVTDIAMEVALESVQVHGSYGYSTEYPVERFMRDAKLNQILEGTNEIHRVIIARQLLGK, encoded by the coding sequence GTGAAATTCAGCGAAGAGCAGGAGATGCTGCGCGACATGGTCCGCAGGGTCGCGGAAGAACAGGTTCGACCACTCGTCGCGGGAATGGAGGAGACCAAACGCTTTCCGGAAGAACTGGTCGAGGTGTTCGGCGACCTGGGCTTGCTGCAGATGTGGGTGCCGGATGAATACGGCGGCCCCGGCGGCGATCTGACATCGGTTTGCATCGCGAAAGAAGAAATCGGCAAGGTGTCGCTCGCGGCATCGACCTTGTGCGCGAACAACTCGATCGGTTTGATTCTGCCGCTGCTGCATTTCGGCAGCGAAGCGCAAAAGCAGCGCTATCTGCCGGAAGCGGCGAAGGGCCGCACGATTTCGGCGGTGGCGATCACCGAACCGGAGGCCGGTTCCGATGTTTCCGCGATTCGCACCACGGCTCGGCGCGACGGCAACTCGTATGTGGTCAACGGGCAGAAAAGCTGGATTACGTGGGCAGCTCAGGCCAATTACATGCTGCTGTTCGCGCGCACTGCCGAAGGCCGGGGTCACGATGGCATCAGTGTGTTCCTGGTGGATACGAAAACGCCTGGGCTGAAGATCGGCCGCAAGGAAGTGAAGATGGGGCGGCATGGATCGCCGACCTATCAGGTGTTTTTCGAAGACATGCGTATCGATGCCGACTGCCTGCTCGGGGAGGAAGGCAACGGCTTCAAGGCATGCATGAAGATTCTCGACCTGAACCGGCCGTCGGTGGCGGCGTCCTCACTGGGGCTCGCGCAGGCGGCCATGGACGAGTCGGTCAACTACGCGAAGGACCGCCGGCAGTTCGGCAAGCGGATCGGCGACTTTCAGGCCATTCAGTTCAAGCTGGCCGACATGGCAATGAAGATCGAAGCTGCCCGCACGCTGCTCTATACGAGCACTCAGGAAATCGATGCCGGTGATAGCAGCCGCCTGACCTTGCTGTCCTCCATCGTGAAGTGTTTCGTCACCGATATCGCCATGGAAGTCGCTCTGGAATCGGTGCAGGTACACGGTTCGTATGGTTACTCGACCGAGTATCCGGTCGAACGCTTCATGCGCGACGCGAAGCTGAACCAGATCCTGGAAGGCACGAACGAAATTCACCGCGTGATCATCGCGCGGCAACTGCTTGGCAAATGA
- a CDS encoding cupin domain-containing protein, with translation MSETATPNQAAPDGYFDALQARALSPGWAKKVPQMWQVPRPRFVPAVWRYADARAALDAACEFVSPEQAERRNLIMVNPIADNIYPTCRNLVAAYQLVLPGETARSHRHSPNALRLILDAGTDTFTIVNGVQVDVAPGDVVLTPSWHWHGHSNFGNEPAFWIDFLDVPLVQNLECMYFEDHPQRNEAVTAHEPDSPLRHKGIDLDRGTREKGIVDIAPGGLKTIGLQALGIERGQPHAHDKRIDNNLFTVTRGSVQVTVEQLGTVELARGDMIAIPCWHAFTIEGLADWSQLIRVSDEPVMSALGFRELKSA, from the coding sequence ATGTCTGAAACCGCTACGCCGAACCAGGCGGCCCCCGATGGTTACTTCGACGCCCTGCAGGCTCGCGCGCTGTCGCCGGGCTGGGCCAAGAAAGTGCCGCAAATGTGGCAGGTGCCACGTCCCCGGTTTGTTCCCGCCGTCTGGCGTTACGCCGATGCGCGCGCCGCGCTCGACGCAGCATGCGAGTTCGTGTCGCCCGAGCAGGCCGAGCGCCGCAATCTGATCATGGTCAATCCGATTGCGGACAACATATATCCGACCTGCCGCAACCTGGTGGCCGCGTATCAACTGGTTCTTCCAGGCGAAACGGCTCGCTCCCACCGTCACTCTCCAAATGCGTTGCGGTTGATTCTCGATGCGGGCACGGACACATTCACGATCGTCAATGGCGTGCAGGTGGATGTCGCGCCGGGCGACGTGGTGCTGACGCCTTCGTGGCATTGGCACGGCCACAGTAACTTCGGCAACGAACCCGCTTTCTGGATCGATTTTCTGGACGTGCCGCTCGTGCAAAACCTGGAGTGCATGTACTTCGAGGACCATCCGCAACGCAACGAAGCGGTTACCGCGCACGAACCGGACTCGCCGCTGCGGCATAAAGGCATCGATCTCGACCGGGGCACACGAGAGAAAGGCATCGTGGATATCGCGCCGGGTGGACTCAAGACGATCGGCTTGCAGGCGCTGGGCATCGAACGGGGACAGCCGCACGCGCATGACAAGCGGATCGACAACAACCTCTTCACCGTCACGCGCGGAAGCGTGCAGGTCACCGTCGAACAACTCGGCACCGTCGAGCTCGCGCGCGGCGACATGATCGCGATTCCTTGCTGGCACGCCTTCACGATCGAGGGCCTCGCGGACTGGTCGCAACTGATTCGCGTCAGCGACGAACCGGTCATGAGCGCGCTCGGTTTTCGCGAGCTGAAATCCGCGTGA
- a CDS encoding fumarylacetoacetate hydrolase family protein, which yields MRLVSFDNGRIGIVREGSVIDVTDIAGAEPGAWPPVGMVRFVAQWDRLHPALLDALHSRTGRALAEVRLEAPVQWPNKVIAFPANYHAHIDEMKGVGTGVISSFKASGQGFFLKANSSLSGPADSIVLPPLAGREVHHECELGIIIGKRGRGVLHADSRSYVFGFTCLLDMVVRGKEERVMRKSYDTFCPTGPWITTADEIADFDNIEMRLRVNGEERQSASTRNLIVNIPDMIAMSSAVMTLEPGDIIASGTPAGVGPVEEGDVIEIEIDGVGSMRLPVTRGTVGDHPVWNKEKAGLAV from the coding sequence ATGAGACTCGTATCTTTCGACAACGGACGCATCGGCATCGTGCGCGAAGGCAGTGTTATCGACGTCACCGACATCGCGGGTGCAGAGCCTGGCGCATGGCCACCCGTCGGCATGGTGCGTTTTGTCGCGCAATGGGATCGGCTGCATCCCGCATTGCTGGATGCACTGCACTCCAGAACGGGTCGCGCACTGGCAGAAGTGCGTCTTGAAGCGCCGGTTCAATGGCCGAACAAGGTGATCGCGTTTCCGGCGAACTATCACGCCCACATCGACGAAATGAAAGGTGTCGGCACTGGCGTGATTTCTTCGTTCAAGGCAAGCGGGCAGGGTTTTTTCCTCAAGGCGAATTCAAGTCTCAGCGGTCCGGCCGACAGTATCGTGTTGCCGCCGCTCGCCGGGCGCGAAGTTCATCACGAGTGCGAGCTCGGCATCATTATCGGCAAGCGCGGTCGGGGTGTATTGCATGCCGACAGCCGCTCCTACGTGTTCGGCTTTACCTGCCTGCTGGATATGGTCGTTCGCGGCAAGGAAGAACGCGTGATGCGCAAATCGTACGACACGTTCTGCCCAACCGGACCATGGATCACCACCGCCGATGAAATCGCCGATTTCGACAACATCGAGATGCGTCTGCGCGTGAATGGCGAGGAGCGCCAGTCGGCGTCGACCCGGAATCTTATCGTGAATATTCCAGACATGATCGCGATGTCCTCGGCGGTGATGACGCTCGAACCTGGCGACATCATCGCGAGCGGGACGCCGGCGGGCGTCGGACCGGTCGAAGAGGGGGATGTCATCGAGATCGAGATTGACGGTGTGGGATCGATGCGCTTGCCGGTCACGCGCGGCACCGTTGGCGACCATCCGGTATGGAACAAGGAAAAGGCCGGACTGGCCGTGTAA
- a CDS encoding FAD-dependent oxidoreductase → MAQKIELGRTPVVIVGAGPVGLALAGDLGWRGVPCLLIERGDGQVFQPKMDMVGIRTMEFCRRWGIVEDVENAGYNRDYSQDYAWVSQLHGGYEFGRESFPTVRDEPKPEQSPQKRERCPQNFFDPVLTRFASKTGNVQIRYSTEYVSHHERSDGVTVTVRDLITGAEQQIECQYLVGCDGGASRVKEALGIKMTGTPALTYTTNAIIECEGLEQLHDKKPGYRYIFIGPEGTWSTVVAINGRNWWRFSIVGDATMRTLTEDDVAAAFRRAVGRDDFEFRIVSLMPWIRRQLVADNYGTARVKIAGDAAHLTSPTGGFGMNMGVQDSVDLGWKLQAMVEGWGGPHLLDTYEFERRPVAIRNVNEATNNLKLMLTPRQSLSKAVFEPGPEGDQARQVFGDAYTQMMKREWYTIGIHLGFRYEGSSIVVPDGTPEPEDTVSTYVQTARPGHRAPHVWLSPGHSTLDLFGREFVLMRFHNAIDVDALSAAAQRAGVPLRVVDIDNEQARALYECALVLVRPDGHVAWRANTQPDDADALIDIVRGVQPLGVASRVVEEVAAR, encoded by the coding sequence ATGGCGCAGAAGATTGAGTTGGGGCGAACCCCGGTGGTAATCGTAGGAGCGGGGCCGGTCGGGCTGGCGCTCGCCGGTGATCTCGGGTGGCGGGGCGTGCCGTGTCTGCTGATCGAGCGTGGCGATGGCCAGGTGTTCCAGCCGAAGATGGATATGGTGGGAATCCGAACCATGGAATTCTGCCGCCGCTGGGGCATTGTCGAAGATGTCGAGAATGCCGGCTACAACCGCGACTATTCACAAGATTATGCGTGGGTGTCGCAACTGCATGGTGGCTACGAGTTCGGGCGTGAGTCGTTTCCGACAGTGCGCGATGAGCCGAAGCCGGAGCAAAGCCCGCAAAAGCGCGAACGCTGCCCGCAAAATTTCTTCGATCCGGTTCTCACGCGCTTTGCCTCGAAGACGGGCAACGTGCAGATTCGCTACTCCACTGAATATGTCTCGCACCACGAGCGTAGCGACGGCGTCACCGTGACCGTCCGAGACCTGATCACCGGTGCGGAACAGCAGATCGAATGCCAGTACCTCGTTGGCTGCGACGGCGGCGCGAGCCGCGTGAAAGAGGCGCTCGGCATCAAGATGACCGGTACGCCGGCGCTCACGTACACGACGAACGCGATTATCGAATGCGAAGGTCTCGAGCAGCTGCACGACAAAAAGCCGGGTTATCGCTACATCTTCATCGGACCGGAAGGGACGTGGAGCACCGTTGTCGCGATCAACGGGCGCAACTGGTGGCGTTTTTCCATCGTCGGTGACGCGACGATGCGCACACTGACGGAAGACGATGTGGCGGCCGCATTCCGGCGTGCGGTGGGACGCGACGATTTCGAATTCCGGATCGTGTCGCTGATGCCGTGGATTCGCCGCCAGCTGGTCGCGGACAACTACGGTACGGCTCGCGTGAAAATTGCCGGCGACGCCGCGCACCTGACTTCGCCCACCGGCGGTTTCGGCATGAACATGGGCGTGCAGGACTCGGTCGATCTCGGCTGGAAGTTGCAGGCAATGGTGGAAGGCTGGGGTGGCCCACATCTGTTAGATACCTATGAATTCGAACGCCGGCCGGTTGCGATCCGCAACGTCAACGAGGCGACCAACAATCTGAAGCTGATGCTGACGCCGCGCCAGTCGCTCAGCAAGGCCGTGTTCGAGCCGGGGCCGGAAGGCGATCAGGCCCGCCAGGTTTTCGGCGATGCCTACACGCAGATGATGAAGCGCGAGTGGTACACGATCGGTATTCATCTCGGCTTCCGTTATGAGGGATCGTCGATCGTCGTACCGGACGGCACGCCCGAGCCGGAAGATACCGTGAGCACCTATGTGCAAACGGCCCGACCGGGCCATCGTGCGCCGCACGTCTGGTTGTCCCCCGGGCATTCGACTCTTGACCTGTTCGGCCGTGAGTTCGTACTGATGCGCTTTCACAACGCGATCGATGTCGATGCGTTGAGCGCGGCGGCACAGCGCGCTGGCGTGCCGTTGCGCGTCGTCGATATCGACAATGAGCAGGCGCGTGCGTTGTATGAGTGCGCACTGGTGCTGGTCCGTCCTGATGGCCACGTGGCCTGGCGTGCCAATACTCAACCCGACGATGCCGATGCGCTCATCGATATCGTTCGCGGCGTGCAGCCGTTGGGGGTAGCGAGCCGTGTCGTCGAAGAGGTAGCCGCGCGATGA
- a CDS encoding MFS transporter has protein sequence MHTNHERPWYRWYVLFILTVIYAFSYVDRQIVTILAPYLKKDMGISDAQLGLLYGTSFALFYCVFGIPLARLADGWSRVRTLALGLSFWSAMTAMSGLSRNFAQLGAARIGVGVGEASATPAAISLLGDYFERAKRGTVLALYSVGVYVGAGASLAIGGSIVAAWEHAYGKGGVSAPLGLSGWQASFMCVGIPGLLFALIVLLTIREPARGRLDAVAPRKDPHPFMHAIRDLGAMVPPWSWLTLRSLGAPRREYLRNAMYLLLAICVVVFATSATNHVLSASRNARIGTVFGMAVTSNLVQWLAIAIAVYVCSNWYQATRLGDVAAHRLITGSKTFFCLTVAGAFLAFAMNAVNGFVFVYASRELGLTAQAGLHLGIIAIIAGGAGISVSGYLSDCARRRHALGRLYFVCFTVTMFTAASAIQYVTRDVTVFYCAYAVATFFVPMWFGPLQATTQDLVIPRLRGTAFAAFSLGANIFGLGLGPYTVGLISDASGDLRLAILCALAVLPVSIGSLLLASRTLVASETVARAELDRFNADSVDEQLAPAIEHQLTH, from the coding sequence ATGCATACGAATCACGAAAGGCCTTGGTACCGCTGGTATGTACTGTTCATCCTGACCGTGATCTATGCGTTCAGCTATGTCGACCGTCAGATCGTGACGATCCTCGCGCCCTATCTGAAGAAAGACATGGGCATCTCGGATGCGCAACTCGGTTTGCTGTACGGCACGTCATTCGCGCTGTTCTATTGTGTATTCGGGATTCCCCTGGCGCGGCTTGCCGACGGCTGGAGTCGCGTTCGCACATTGGCGCTCGGCCTGTCGTTCTGGTCCGCGATGACGGCGATGTCCGGCCTGTCGCGCAACTTTGCGCAGCTCGGCGCCGCCCGTATCGGGGTTGGGGTGGGCGAAGCCAGCGCGACGCCCGCCGCGATCTCGCTACTCGGTGATTACTTCGAGCGAGCCAAACGCGGTACGGTGCTCGCCCTTTATTCGGTCGGCGTGTATGTGGGAGCGGGCGCGTCGCTCGCCATTGGTGGATCGATCGTGGCCGCGTGGGAGCATGCCTACGGAAAGGGCGGCGTATCCGCACCGCTCGGATTGTCGGGATGGCAAGCGTCGTTCATGTGCGTGGGCATACCCGGGCTCCTGTTCGCGCTGATCGTCCTACTGACCATTCGCGAACCCGCGCGCGGCCGCCTCGACGCCGTCGCCCCCAGGAAAGACCCCCATCCTTTCATGCATGCCATCCGCGACCTTGGCGCCATGGTGCCGCCATGGAGCTGGCTGACCTTGCGCTCGCTGGGCGCACCGCGCCGCGAATATCTGCGTAACGCCATGTATCTTCTTCTGGCGATTTGCGTTGTGGTGTTCGCCACGTCCGCGACCAATCATGTGCTCTCCGCAAGTCGAAACGCCCGGATCGGCACGGTATTCGGCATGGCGGTGACAAGCAATCTGGTCCAGTGGCTTGCGATTGCGATTGCGGTCTACGTGTGTTCGAACTGGTATCAGGCCACGCGCCTCGGCGACGTCGCCGCTCACCGACTGATTACGGGTTCCAAAACCTTTTTTTGCTTGACCGTGGCCGGGGCGTTTCTCGCCTTTGCAATGAACGCGGTGAATGGGTTCGTGTTCGTATATGCCAGCCGTGAATTGGGGCTAACTGCTCAGGCGGGCCTGCATCTCGGCATCATTGCGATCATCGCCGGCGGAGCGGGAATCAGCGTGAGCGGCTATCTGTCCGACTGCGCGCGACGCCGGCATGCCCTCGGGCGCCTGTACTTCGTGTGCTTTACCGTAACGATGTTCACTGCGGCCAGCGCAATTCAATATGTGACGCGAGATGTCACCGTTTTCTATTGCGCCTACGCGGTCGCGACTTTCTTCGTGCCCATGTGGTTCGGTCCGCTTCAGGCGACCACCCAGGACCTGGTGATTCCGCGTCTGCGTGGGACTGCATTTGCCGCGTTCTCGCTGGGCGCGAATATCTTTGGCCTGGGACTCGGACCTTATACCGTTGGCCTGATCAGCGATGCGTCAGGTGATCTGCGTCTGGCGATTCTGTGTGCGCTCGCCGTGTTGCCGGTGTCGATTGGCTCGTTGCTTCTGGCAAGCCGGACCTTGGTGGCGAGCGAAACGGTCGCCCGCGCAGAGCTGGATCGCTTCAACGCCGACTCGGTCGACGAGCAACTCGCGCCAGCCATCGAACATCAATTAACGCACTGA
- a CDS encoding SET domain-containing protein, with the protein MRRVVVRRSPVHGKGVFALRALAAAERVLEYKGEITSWRNAVRRHQHEGVEGHTFLFGLSDGRVIDGSRGGNSARWFNHACAPNCETIEDEGRIFIYTLRPVDAGEELFIDYLLAIDNAVDEEARAQYACACASVGCRRSMLAVAA; encoded by the coding sequence ATGAGGCGCGTAGTTGTCCGGCGGTCTCCAGTTCACGGCAAAGGCGTGTTCGCCTTGCGCGCGCTCGCGGCGGCCGAACGGGTGCTTGAATACAAGGGTGAAATCACCTCGTGGCGCAATGCGGTGCGACGTCACCAGCATGAAGGAGTCGAAGGACACACATTTCTTTTTGGCCTGTCGGATGGGCGGGTGATCGACGGCAGCCGTGGCGGCAACAGCGCGCGCTGGTTCAATCATGCGTGCGCACCCAACTGCGAGACTATCGAGGATGAAGGACGGATTTTCATCTACACACTCCGGCCAGTCGACGCAGGCGAAGAGCTTTTCATCGATTATCTGCTGGCAATTGACAACGCCGTAGACGAAGAGGCTCGCGCGCAATATGCATGTGCTTGTGCGTCTGTCGGCTGTCGTCGGTCGATGCTGGCTGTCGCGGCGTGA
- a CDS encoding HU family DNA-binding protein: MNKQELVDAVAAKTGASKAAAGEAIDAFIGAVTAAVTKGDTVQLIGFGSFSTGARAARVGRNPATGAEIQIAAAKTVKFTAGKAFKDAVNGA; the protein is encoded by the coding sequence ATGAACAAGCAGGAACTGGTGGATGCAGTTGCCGCGAAGACCGGCGCGAGCAAGGCGGCCGCCGGCGAGGCGATCGATGCGTTTATCGGCGCGGTCACCGCGGCCGTCACGAAAGGTGACACCGTGCAGCTGATCGGCTTTGGATCGTTCTCGACGGGGGCGCGTGCCGCGCGCGTCGGCCGCAATCCGGCGACCGGCGCCGAAATCCAGATCGCGGCTGCGAAGACGGTGAAGTTCACGGCGGGCAAGGCGTTCAAGGATGCCGTGAACGGCGCCTGA